The genomic interval atgacagcaaCAATCCAGTCAGATTGATGCTTGATGACAAGAACATATTAGTTTGCGAAGTAATACATTACTATGTCTCCCTAGACATTTGCCCCAAAGCTGGTTATCCTGGACTTCAGCGATATGGACAGCATGGAGAACGTGGTGGCTGAGGTGGTGGAGTGTTACGGCTGTGTGGATGTGTTGATCTGTAACAGCAGCATGAAGCTGAAGGCCCAGGTGCAAAGTGTCTCCCTGGAAATGGACAGAAATATAATGGACATTAACTACTTCGGCCCCAATACTCTGGCCAAAGGTGGGCTGGACATTCCTGAGAAAATCTTCACCAAATAGGCAACCACTACTATTTCTATGATGATGGTTCTTAGTgatctttttttaatcaaaatgcTAATATATCAAAATCATGTGGCAGGTGTTCTTCCAACAATGATCTCAAGAAGATCGGGGCACATTCTGCTGGTCAACAGCATCCAGGGAAGACTGGCTGTCCCATTCAGAAGTTCATGTGAGTTGCCAATAAAATTCTTTATGAGCTTTTctcaagattttttttcttttttttttaagattattttttgggcatttttaggcctttatttgataggacagcttagacatgaaaggggagaaagagggcgaatgaaatgcagcaaagggctgcaggtcggtgtcgaacccaggcccgctgcgcCAAGGACTGAGCCTCCGTATATGGGCGTATATGCACTCTTCTAGGTGAGCTACACAGGCGCCCTGGGTTAGTTCACCTTATTCGGAAAACAATATTTGCACACCCTTCTTTTATTGCTAAAAACGGTACTAAAGTAGATACTATTACTTTATAGTATTTATATCTATAGTAAGTATTAAGTATTAGCAGTAGTAAGTATTTTTTAATCATAAAATAGAAGTAAATGCTGTGAGTGGATCACTTCATgagtatgtgtttttttttatgttgtgatGAAATGtcacatcattatcatcatctcCTGATTAGATAACTAGTTTATTAGGCACACCTAgataaaactaatgcagtctaatacaacagtcctgcaataaatccttCCTTCATGAATGTATAATGTTCCgtttttgtttaaattgttttcGAGAGGTGTTCAACTGTATTGTCATTTTGGAGGATGTAGTCATTTGTGCGAACAAGAGttcatgcagtgtgtgtgtgtgtgtgtgtgtgtgtcggcacTTGTCAGACGCTGCATCTAAGCATGCGGCGCAGGCCTTCTTCGACTGCCTGCGGGCTGAAGTGGAGGAGTTTGGCATAGTTGTTAGCACCATCAGTCATACCTTTATCAACGCCTCTGACCCGCCACCTGGGGAGGAGCCTGCCCCTAAACCAAACACCCTGGCTGCATGTGAGTAAAAGAACTGGTATGGAAGTGACTGAAGTggtaatatacatatatatatgaaaagtaTTCATAATCAGTTTATGGGAAATAGATAGGAGGTGTGAGGGCAATTTTCAAATGTTTGAAATATCCATTTTTTTGTAGTACATTGACACATCTAAATGTATCTATTCTTCCACAGTTATCACCAGCCAGTTGACCCACGGTGTGCGCCCGTCAGTCCTGGCCAATGAGATTATGCAAACTGTgaacaggaagaagaaggaggttGTACTGGCCCACCCCATCCCTAGGGTGGCCCTCTACCTCCGCTCCCtcttcccctccttcctctttGCTGTGCTGGCTGCTGGAGTGAAGGACTCAGTCCTGGCTGAACCGATGCAGTAAGAgaaaatctgaaatggaatcatAAAGAGATGTGAAATAAAACAAGAATTGTTTGGAAATTGTAGACATGTAATAGTATATGCTTGGTTGGCACAGCAGGGGCTTTAGGGGCATGGCTACATATATGCTAGAGCCCTGCACGGGCCCAAAAATCTAGGCCCTGGCCCAGCTCTGGCCCGAGACGCTCAGGCCCTTGGCCGACAGCTTATTAGAATTTTCGGCCTGAGCCTGAATGGagccagtgtttttttctttttcctcctcccCATAACACAGCCTACACTACTGTTGCAGTCATTAAAGTAGTTCAGTTTTGCATTTCATGGCAAAGTGgttatattttgtttaatttcttgattaatttaattttgaaaGAGTTTGGAGcctttcttccttctctttcttgtaaattaatgcttttgTTTTATAAAGTTCCTCCCCCAGTAAACTTTGagcgtcaaacacttcatttcctgcattctggtgaatttttggtgttttttcatCTTAACAACAAATCTATTAGAGAATGTTTAAATTTACATGACAGTCAAAATCACaacaaatcacatttttatttttcacactcCTGTTTTGTTCTTTAACCCCATATGTAGCACAGGAAGACTCATAGTTAGTGGCCAAGTCTGCCATTCCCACGCTGTATTTAAATTGCCTTTACATGTAAAACAATGTATTCTTGTAATCCAGcctcactgtttactgttatCGCCTCCTACCGCTGTAACAGAGCAAACAGCAAATCAAATAAAAGTAATCTTGCATTTTGCCATGTGTTTTTCACTTGATCAGAATTACAGATTGATGTAATGCACTGTATGTACGGAAATACAGTACGTGGTGTTCACTGTTAGTATTTGCAGATAAAAGACCCAGTGATAGGATATTTGCAGGGATATGCAGTGGTccattttgaggtacttgtactttactttagaatttcaattttatgctactttatggAAGCAACAAAAAGGATTTCAATCTTGTAAGCAACTAAATAACTATTTGTGAAATGTATACTCACTTCACCTATCTGAATTTATGTTTATTCCCCTCTTTCAGAAGATAATATGAATTCAGACATAAAATACAAGTGTTCAATATTCAAAAAACTTCATTCAAGTTGCTTAGATTTAGTTCGTAATTTTCATGCTGAAAGACACCAATATTGaatattacaatatttaaaCTTGAACATCCAGGCTGATGAACAATCAAGCTTGAATGGAATTGATCAGACATTTGTCTTCATCTTTATCATATGATCAACATTGtagttattcatttattcattttaaaagtattatgtaatatatataaaatgtaatatatatatatatgtatagttcTACTCCACaacatgaaagaaaaagaatgtgCTTGTTACTGTACTACATTTATCCAACAGCAATAAGTACATTATTATACAATTAGTATTTTACATATAACGCAAGCGTCAGtctataaaatattatataattgTTACAAATTAAACTGCCCAACAATATATCAAAAGGGCAAACTAGCTCAACCTCAACCAGCTGCAACATGAAAATGCAGTTAATACAGCTGTAATAATAAATCATGTAGATTTAGCCAATAATACTTTAAATATAAACTTTTGGGGGGATTTTTCTATTGtggtttttattacttttacttaagtaaataatatcaatatttttcTTCCGAATGAAATAAAAGTAGATTTTAGGTTATTCATATCCATTATTTTCCATATCATCAGAAGGCAAGGGTTTGACTGAATGGATTATTCCAGTATTCTATGTTTATCACACACTAGAGTGAAGCATGGAATGTTTTCGATTAGGAATGGCTTTCTCCGTATGTCCTCTAGGTGGCAGCAATGTATAGGTAATGATACTGTCTGACTCGTGATGCTGAAGAGATCAGCCTTTGCAGACCTCCTTTCACTATCAATTGTTACCGGTTtcttttttccaattgctataCTTTTTCAAAACTGTTAACACAGTAACACATCTACCTCACACAATTAGCCAAATAGTGCATTTTCTGCTCAAAACCACATTTTGCTCATTAAATACCAACTCTACCTTAAAAAAAAGTTCTCTTCATACACTAACTCTATCAAAACACAAACCTGAcccaaaatcaaataattcagTCAAATCACTAGCACGTTTTCCCTCCCAAAAGGAACAGATAGTCAATCATAGTACAACGACTTTCTAAATACTAACAGTTGATGacattacagaaactgcattacTTTTCATGTTTCAGTTCTACCTGCATACAATAGACAATGTAAAATCCGTTGCTTTTTGTAATTCAGTTTCCTTTTACTTTAAACCACCCTATATTTTTGGCTTGAGGGTCAAATGTGTGCATTTTTTGCAACAAACTATGTAAAAGTGAATAAGTCATCTTTACTTAATAGAATCTACAATAGAAAACATTTTACATGACAGAATTGCGGAAGTAAAAGCTTTTACTATTAGCAACAGGAAATTGCAGCCAGTGATCAGCATATCAACCTATGTGGCTTTTGGTTAAAAATGTGTAAGAATAATGTCAAATACACAATTACAGTGAAACAAAAAAGGCacagaaggtaaaaaaaaaataatgcacagTCCTGTTCTAATCCATGCAATCTTCAGCTTTTGGCAACATGTTCTCATTCACATCACATcttactgtactgtaatgttGTCTCGGATAGAAACAGATGCCTTATCCACCCCTGGCAGTTTTCAGCTGAGATGTCTCTGCAAAGACATTTGCTCATGTGGCAGATGATCATACACCTTCCACCTATTGGAAGAACAAAATTCCTTAATGGGGTTAAAGAAAGGCGAGTGGGGAGGGGGGTAGAACCATTCTTGGATGGGCAGTAAACCTTTCTTCTTCTGGCACCAGTCGGTGGTGGAGGTCatctaaaaacaaaagaagTCACTCAGTCTTGTAGGGACCAATCTGTCATTTCTGCGGGACCAAACCAGCACTTGAGATTGCAGCACACAGTGTAATATTTGCTCCTCTCTGACCCAGCACATCAAAGTTGGCCCTTTTCCCGATGACGTTTCTTCCCCGCCGAATCGTCTTCTCAATGTTTCAATGTTGATTCAGAAATGCTTATCAGCTGTTTCAATATTGAGTTTGAGCTGCTGTTGTTGCAGAAGTAGAGGCTTTGTACAATATTTAAGGTTTTGAACATTATGTCTTAAATTCTGACGTGTTGTGTGCaagcatttgtaaatgagaCAAGAAATATCCATAATTTTGGTATTGGGCAAGCTTGTATGTAATGAAGaaattaacattttagaaatgGGTTAATTGTGTTAATGGTATGGCCTGAACGGAagaattttgaaaatgtgactACGGATTGGATAAAAGGatgttaaaaaactgtaatttccgGCAAGGTGCCCCAGTATCTTCTGTTCTTCTGAAATATGAATTAACCCTAAATTGTCAACTATGAAACAACTGATGAATAGACATGAAATAATGAACTCTGAATTTTTGTGAATACTATTCATTGGCTCCTcttatgtgaaattaaaaataaaattaaaacaattgaaggtttctttaaataaataatttctctACAAAAAATGCTGTATACGAAAGACCTTCAGTCAGCTATGACGTTCACACAGATGCAATACGTCCTTTTACGTGCCCCCTCAGATTTATTGCACTCTTCACTTCAGGGCTGGAGGACAGAAGCTGCTGTCTGCCTGGTATTATCCTCTAAGGATTACATTGGTGGGATCAATGCTGGTCCATGTGCATTTGTATTTGGTGATTACTTGATCTATAAACTATATTACTATAATAAAAAATTTGGTTAATTCTCACATTATATCACTCCAACTCTCTGTGACAAAAGCCCATCACATTTCTGTGACGTAAACGAGGAGTAAATTTAGAGCAAGCAGCGcttggtgggggtggggggggggactaaTGGCGTCAAGTCCAGCTGGTATGCGTGAGTCTGTCCTCCAGGTCACTCTTCTCTAGGGAGTTAATCTTTTGTTTCCAGGGCCAACGGACAGGAATGTGTCTCTAATTTTCACATGAATAAATTCAACTTCATGACATTTCCACCTGCCATCAGGAAGGATTTCTTTAGAGCACTCAACTGGACTCTGCAAATTGGCATTTTGATCTAATGCATTAACATGTGTCACACAGCACAGCCTGATTATGTATGTTTCATCGCATGCAATGGAGGTCAGCCCCATATATTAATTGTTTAAGAAGAGTTTCCGGAGAGATCGTAAGCATGTTGGATCATATCAGCCGTGAAATTGTCAGATTCATCTCTGCTTAAATCAAACCAAAATGCATCGAGGTCTGCAGAATGATCTAAGCCTAATAGTTTCTCTCAATCATTTGTCTGGGCTCTCTGTTGAGCAATATGTTGATAAGGCTCAAACCCTGCGGCTCAAACACAATGAAGTTGATTGTCCTGAAGCGATTTTCAGAGTGATATATCCTAAATGCGAGTCATTGACTTATATATGAGAAGCACCTCGCAGGGACATCTTTGGCTCAGAAATGGTCTTTTCATAAAAGAGGTGATCACCCTTATCAATATTTAAAACTCAGATTATTGACACTAACCTGATTTAAGGAGGTTACGCAGAGGCCATTGTAATGATTCCCTAAGCTTTCACATACAACACCTGAGGGGCTGGCTCTTACAATAAAATATTGGTTGATACTGCTATCAACGTTATTGCCAATGAGTATTAAGGTAATGTCTGCACAGTGGGTTTCTCTTTGTCCATCTGTTGCTGGGGATATTTGTAATCTGCCCTGTGGTGTAACTGTAAAGAGAGACATATAGACACAAATGTGTCGAAAACGACTATACTACAACTATACCAAAAATAACTTCAAGAAATTACATATTCTATTTTTGTAATGTTctcaatgattttttttgtgtgcaaataaATTGCTTTTACAAACACAGCTGGCCTGAGACAGAAGTGAAATAAATGGCTGGTTTAACCCCTACAGCATCAGGGTTCAAGTATGAAAGtatgaaaaataatttaaagatTACTTTAGGATTACTTTTGAATATCCATGTATATTATACTcaatttaaacttaatttcaaTATCATTCAGCTTTGTATAAAGTAATTACACTCCCTTTATTATATAAAGGGGAGACTCATGGGTACCCATAGAACCCATTTTCATTTAGATATATTGAGGTGAGATGTCACGGGACTCCTTTAAAAATCCCTCGCCACACTTTAGTCTAACTTCATAgtattattcagcccccttccTGACAAGCTAGCATTACATGGTTGGTACCACAGGATTCCCTCAGTAAAGATCTTCTAGTTTTATATGATACCTTGATATCTTCACTCTACCTCTAGTGCCTGCTACAACTCTGAAAGACCAAAAGTCGGCCAGGCATGCTGGCGGGCCATCGGAGTGGCAAGGGGATAAATTTGATTATAATTTTAACTGCCTCcttaataatttttttgacacTGACCCACAATCATTGTGTGAATACTATATTATGGGATGAGATACGCTGCTTTTCAGagaaaaatgaaatataatttCAGTTAACAGTAGAGGTCTTCAAACCAATATGGGAATTGAAAAAAATAGGTTCAAGTAGTGTTGCTTTCGTCAACGAAAATTATGTCGTCAACAAACCTTTATCACGTGACGAAAACGTAAATGCTGGTCATGTGACGATGACATAATTAAATGTATAAAGCAATATTGTTGACGAATAAAAACGAGACTAAACGtggtttacaaaaataaaaactatgcttaaatgtctcttcattttcgttTACCAAAACGAGACGAGACGAAATGTTACGTTATTTTCTCTCATTTAGTcgcgttattattattattattcttttgcagtatttctgtttcctgtgtcTCACTTCAGGGGCTGCATCAGGTC from Perca fluviatilis chromosome 21, GENO_Pfluv_1.0, whole genome shotgun sequence carries:
- the dhrs7cb gene encoding dehydrogenase/reductase (SDR family) member 7Cb; amino-acid sequence: MALPSVMVLPLLIVLAAGVYYIYNEVMQFMSKSLVRNKVVVITDAVSGLGTECAHLFHKGGARLILCGTSWDKLESLYDYLTNDADPRETFAPKLVILDFSDMDSMENVVAEVVECYGCVDVLICNSSMKLKAQVQSVSLEMDRNIMDINYFGPNTLAKGVLPTMISRRSGHILLVNSIQGRLAVPFRSSYAASKHAAQAFFDCLRAEVEEFGIVVSTISHTFINASDPPPGEEPAPKPNTLAAFITSQLTHGVRPSVLANEIMQTVNRKKKEVVLAHPIPRVALYLRSLFPSFLFAVLAAGVKDSVLAEPMQ